TAGTCTTGATGAAGATGCATCATCTATGAGGATGTTTGCTGCTCGTGGTATGGAATTTCTGGTTGCTCAATCTTACAGTAAAAATCTTGGTCTTTACTCAGAAAGAATTGGTGCAATCAATGTTGTCTGTTCATCGGCAGATGCTGCTGCAAGGTAACATCGATTTCTTGTGCTCTTCCAAGTTTTTCAATTCTCAGCATCCTTTGAATAgctgttattaattgttagaGTTTTTATTGGACTAAGCTTTGAAAATTTCCCATACCATTGATCTACACTGTCCAAATTTTCATTAAATGACGACGTGTCATTTAAGAGTTACGTCGCTCACGTATCATACTTCCAAGGCAACAAAATATAAATGTTTTGACAAAGAAAAACCTACGCGTTTGATATCTTGAATAATTTAGTTTATTAAAAGAGCTGGTTGTTTGTTTCTTTATATCAGGGTAAAGAGCCAATTGAAAAGAATTGCAAGACCTATGTACTCAAATCCCCCAATTCACGGAGCTAGAATTGTTGCCGATGTTGTGGGCAATCCGGATCTATTCAATGAATGGAAGGAAGAGATGGAAATGATGGCCGGTAGGATAAAGAGTGTAAGACAGAAGTTGTATGACAACCTCGTTTCGAAAGATAAGAGTGGGAAGGACTGGTCATTTATCCTTAAACAGATAGGCATGTTCTCATTCACTGGCCTAAACAAAGCTCAGGTAATTATCTTTCCAAGATGTCAAAGTATTTTGGTTGTTTAAAGTAATTGTTGGGATTTCAATAACATGCCAATATCTCCAATACTCATTTCGCTCATTTTTTTGGTAACAGAGTGATAATATGACAAATAAGTGGCATATATACATGACCAAGGATGGAAGAATATCGCTGGCTGGTTTATCCGCGGCCAAATGTGAATATCTTGCTGATGCCATCATCGACTCATACTACAATGTTAGTTAAAAAAAGATGTATGAAGTCCAGGAAATGACATTATTTTGGTGAGTATTCATCTTGATTGCGAGAATTTGTAATAATGTACACTATATGCTCTGTTCGAGAAGCAATGTGTGTTGTATCAATTTTGTTTGGGGTTATATTAGTAACATTTTCTCGTAAGATGCCGGTGTTTTGAACTTGTTCAGTATACATAGTACTTGATTTGAAGCAATAATGAATCGTTCTCAGAGAATGGACAAAATAATTGAGTCATATTCGAAACCTACCAAAATAGTACGGAATACGTGGATAGATGATAATTTGTCCTTAACTCCCACATGGTCCGCAACTTCAGCAGAAGTTCCTGTGCGTGTGCCTTATTTCCAGCCTCAGCCTCAGCCTCAGGACACAAGTATGCTTTACAGCCATAAGTTTATATAATATACTCATACTGTACTAGTTGTTGGGTTAGACATTGCAAAATGTGATAACTGTTGATTGAGTTGATCTTTGATGTTTCAATTATTTGGCAGCCGACACTATCTTCCTTTTTCCTTATTGTTTTCAAATCATGTTCATGTTCCTGTTCATGTTCCTTGGTCTTCATTTATTATGCACGCTCACATTGTCACTAGCTCGATCTCTCTCTTTCACTCACGTACGCAATTAGAGGTGACAGATTGTCGAATAAGTAGTGCGGACTAGGTTCGATTCAAATCATATAGGGTTACTGTCATTAACGCACACAATAGACTGTCATATACGGTTTGAATTTCAAGATGCAGGCTGGTTCTGAAAGCAATGTATATCAGCATGATGGTGTATAATAGACTGCATTTCCTGTACACAGATGATATAGATTCAACTTTATATGTGTATCAATTTACAAACTTGGTTACTTTAATGAAAAGATACAAGGAGAAATTCAAAGAAAAGCTTGATGATATGGGAAGATAGGCTGTGAATAACGCGAATGCAAGTTCAAAATTGTGTTCGATGCAAATGCAGAAGATATCCAACCTCCTAAGCTGTCTGCTGCTCCGTATATGTTGCAGATGCCCTTGAATTAGTGCGCTGGTTTATTCTTAGAGTACCTCCAAGTTCAACTGGAACGAGCGGAACAAGTGAATGCATAACGTCGATAATCAATGGACGATAACTTGGTTCTGGTTGCACGCATAACACAGCCACAGCAGCCACCTACAAATATTACAGCAGAAACTGTTTTCTTAGCAAATTTTAGCATGGGTCATTAGCAGCAGAATAATTCTTACTTCTGACCATAAATTTAAGGACCCAACTTGACAGAATCTTAGGGACTACAATAAACAATCAAGTAAAAGTAGGGAAGTAGGGAAGTATTCTGATAATTTACTTGGTACAAATGCTTAGGATCCATGGTGTCACGGATCACGGGATCCACAATGTTCGGAAGCTTTGATCTGTCAGTCAATTGCGGCATTGCCTGCAATAGATTGAACTTCAGATTTCAAATCTTATCACTCAATAAATCGGCAAACATTTATAGGAGTAGCACAGTATACATACCCATGTCACAATGGATTGGCATTGAGACGGTGAAAGTTTTTCCACCGGCTTTCTCCCAAGGAGAAGCTCCAAAAGCACCACTCCAAATGCATAAACATCACTTTTATCAGTCAATTTACCTGACAACAAACAAATCCCTTAATTAATCACATATTCAACGACAACTTTCTATGTGCATTGCCACAGTTGTCTGTCAAATTGTCAGACAGTAGTCACACTAGCGTCCTCAACATAGTTGAAGGTGAAATAACAAAGCCGAAATTGTAAAACAGATTCCTACAATGATTACACCTAATCGTTTTCATCTGCaggaaataataatttattgatTATGCGCAATCTAACCACTACAATCATTTGAATTCTTGGTAAGCAATTCAATCATGCTCCAGTAATCTAGCCAGAGGATACAACAATGAATTAATATTCTGATTTCTACAAGTTTCTGTGTATCTGGCAATTAATATAGTGGACCGAGGCAATCTCAACTCCAGCAAGAATATGGCGGCAAGTTCAACTAATTTAAACCAAGTAAGAGCAGAGTTTCCATAACATAATTGACCCACCTGCTATTCACCAGCATTACATGTGCACCCATATGCAATTCAAATTTAATATAAACCACAAAAGTACTACTTGGTATTTATAATTTCATATACACTTACTTAAGATGATATTATTATATGAGATTGAGATTATTAAACAAAGAAACCCGACAAAGCCATTCATTATAATGCATCTAGAACGAAGAAATATACTGCTAGACAAAAGCTAATTATAAGCACCTAGGATATGATAGAGAATTTACAGCTTACTAATTAAGCATCCTAAGCAGGCTTAGTTGACTTACCATCTAAAAGATACTCGGGTGCCACATACCCTAAGGTACCCGAGAGCTTGATGTTGTTCTTGGTATGAGGTCCATCCGTGATAGCAAAACCAAAATCCGATAGCTACCAAAGATCAAGTTAATGGGGTGAGGTCGGATCAAGTTACATCAGCTAATCATTCAAATGCGTAGAAATTTAAATCAATGATAATATAATACTCGATTAACACAAAATAAGGTATTAACCTTGGCATTGAACTCGGAATCCAGAAGGATGTTAGATGATTTAAGATCTCTATGAATGACTGGAGGGTTACAGTGCTCATGTAGAAATTCTAATCCTCTGATCAAGACATACAAATTTGTCGTCATTCGATTAAAAAACACAAAAGTTAACAAGTgaatttgtttatatatttgttttaaaatgtcACCTTGCAATATCAAGAGCGATTTTCATTCGTATATGCCAAGTTAAAGCTGATCCTCGGGAAACACCTACAAACATTGATCAAATACAAATATTAGCTTCTCCATCCTTTCATGCTATAGAACTTTCAACTTGACAATATACTTTCAACATTGATCAACTCGGACTCCACATTTCACCTTGCTTGTTcagttcgacttattttgacttatttcagacaaaataagttcagataatataagttcagtaaaaataagtttttttcagagaTTTTCACATACaatttttttcagataaaataagttcagttaagttcagatagtataagttcagtcaatataagttgaatagaacggagcctaagTACTGTGTCGGATCCTTGACACTTGACATTGTTACAGACAGTTAACACTTAATTTTGGATAATAAACATGGATTTTTCACATAGAGCAGCCGAGTCTGATCTTAGAGACTTAGACACATTTCCTTGTCTGACATGAGTACCCAAGTCCGAGTAACATAACATATAAGAGTGTTTTGAAATATTACCATGCAACTGAGTTTCTAGGCATCCATTTTCCATAAGTTCATACACAAGAAATCTTGAATCACCATGAATGCAATAGCCTAGAAGAGTTATAATATTCTGCTGCCGGATTTTACTTAACAACGAGATCTCATTCTGCATTATGCAATTTCATCATCACACAATGAATCACAGTTAGAAACCATTGCAAGTTCATCATCTTGGGACAGAAACTACAAGCATATGAACAACAATTAAATGGTACCTGGAATTCTTTTTCGGCTTCTTGACT
This sequence is a window from Spinacia oleracea cultivar Varoflay chromosome 1, BTI_SOV_V1, whole genome shotgun sequence. Protein-coding genes within it:
- the LOC110798396 gene encoding probable receptor-like protein kinase At1g80640 — its product is MTRMRKNIFIFIILFLFLQQNNLNIEGRTISPVSAPLFSPSISPSMAQSSPGIEVGGENTKMISNTRLRVALIVACASVGFFMLTLFCLWIYHKRNYGNKSGKKNARNSDFISRFSFNQSKGTLNSLKMNVKLRGCVSNMEYKMLEAATGNFDESNVVGVGGFGCVYKAKLDGNCYVAVKKMDGGSQEAEKEFQNEISLLSKIRQQNIITLLGYCIHGDSRFLVYELMENGCLETQLHGVSRGSALTWHIRMKIALDIARGLEFLHEHCNPPVIHRDLKSSNILLDSEFNAKLSDFGFAITDGPHTKNNIKLSGTLGYVAPEYLLDGKLTDKSDVYAFGVVLLELLLGRKPVEKLSPSQCQSIVTWAMPQLTDRSKLPNIVDPVIRDTMDPKHLYQVAAVAVLCVQPEPSYRPLIIDVMHSLVPLVPVELGGTLRINQRTNSRASATYTEQQTA